The Erinaceus europaeus chromosome 4, mEriEur2.1, whole genome shotgun sequence genomic sequence tctccatttctctctgtcctatccaacaatgatgacaacaataatagctacaacaacggcaacaaaagggaataaataaataaaattaaatataaaaagatctAAGAAGtattcatctctatctctctcatttgaaaaaaatgaaataaaaaatatatatctgcatGTCAGAGCAGGCCAGATCTGCCCCAGTAAGAAGGCCACTTAGCAACTAAGCAGATCAATTTCATCTCAGCTTCCCACTGGTGATCCTGGAAAGGGAGAGATGGTGGAGAACAATGCCATCATTGACCAGAGCTGCCCTCATTTTACAGACCGGAAGGGCACTGGCCAGTCTGACCTCACTCAACCGTTTCCCTTTACAGATGTGGAGACCAGCCATCAGAGACAGGAAGTGACTTAGTGTCACACAGCACTGAGGGCAGAGCCAAAGTCAAATCTTCTCATCTCGGTCAGTGCCGTGTAGCACCAGAAGTTGTCTCTATTAGAAAGCATGTGTCAGCTAACATGTCTGACTTAAATGTAAGGCTAACAACAACAGTGTCATATTCAGGGTCGGGGTTCCAGGATCTGGATCCAATGCTGGGGGTGGGAGCTGACCTACTCAGCCCTCTAAGCCTTGGTCTCCTAATCCCTGGAACAGGACAGTTACTAATGGTCCTGACTTCATTGTGAAGGTCAACAGTCCTTACACATGGAATGCTTAAGCAGCGAGCATATCTGTGGACAGAAAGTGCCCCATAGATGCTGAAATAAACAAGGAAGTGGTGGGCTGAGAGTATGTTTTCGGGGTGGATGGGAGGAGGGGTCCCCGTGTGCCATCCCCTTGCCCTGAGCCCCTCTCTAACACCTGGTTTTCAGACACCAGCTGGTCCACGAGCTTGCTCCCAAACTTATGGCGGATATTGCTGGGGATAATGCTGCTTGGGATCCTCGACCCCTCCTGGGGACCCTCCGCTGGACACTGGTGCAGCTGACGCCCCTTTTGGAGGGTGGTCCAGTTCTCCTTTGAGGGCGGTCTGTGGTCCCCCATCTTCAGGGCCTCAGGCTGCAGATCCCAACTGGGGCATTCCTGGCTGCTGGCCCGAGAGTTTAGAAGCCGAGGCTCCTCAAGGTGGACCTGCCCCGGGGATTTGCCTCGAGGGTTGCACCCCCACTGCAGGGATGGTTGTGGGGAGTCTGGAGCCTGGGACGTGAACTTGCAGGTGTCTGAGGGGCTGTAGGCAGTTCTGCAGGAGCTCGTGTCCTGCTGGCTTTCCTTGTTGTTC encodes the following:
- the CIMIP4 gene encoding ciliary microtubule inner protein 4, coding for MDLGQQAGTLTRSSLNNKESQQDTSSCRTAYSPSDTCKFTSQAPDSPQPSLQWGCNPRGKSPGQVHLEEPRLLNSRASSQECPSWDLQPEALKMGDHRPPSKENWTTLQKGRQLHQCPAEGPQEGSRIPSSIIPSNIRHKFGSKLVDQLVSENQAKKAISEALEVQNRASSWPNRIQSPGQPSNSFSDYYELGYHLRSNLFPGATEEAKSLMKASYTPEVIEKSVRDIEHWHGRKTDDLGRWHQKNAMNMNLQKALEEKMKSRSLKN